The Fimbriimonadaceae bacterium DNA window CCCGACTTGATCCGACGCACGACTTCGCCGACCGGAGTTTCCGAAATCCTGATACTGAAGCTGCCGCGTTCCAGCAACTCGCAGAGATTAAACAGCACGCGCACGTAGGCCGCGGCGTATTTCGCCGGCCTGCCGTCCTTTTTCTCCAGCATCTTCTTGCGCTGGTTCTCGCAGTAGTTGAGAAAGGAGTCATAGGCGGTCTGTGCGGACCAGAGACGGGGGAAGAGTTGCCGGAGCTCCGTGCCCCAGTCGTCCATCGTGACGACCGGAGCGACCAGCGTTTCCAGCACCAAGGGATGGCCCTGCAGCGCGAGCTGGAGAAAGTGCCCGATTTCCCAGGCGGTCTCGTCGTCTTCTTCCTTCATCATCCTCGTGCCTTGGTATTTGAAACCTACACGAAACAATTCAGCGGTGGGCAGCACGAACACGCTGCGGAAATCCTTGTCGCTGTCCGGTCCGGCCAGGCCGTGCGCATGCGAGCCGACGACGACTTTCAGGATGCAGGTG harbors:
- a CDS encoding nucleotidyltransferase domain-containing protein; its protein translation is MPASDTCILKVVVGSHAHGLAGPDSDKDFRSVFVLPTAELFRVGFKYQGTRMMKEEDDETAWEIGHFLQLALQGHPLVLETLVAPVVTMDDWGTELRQLFPRLWSAQTAYDSFLNYCENQRKKMLEKKDGRPAKYAAAYVRVLFNLCELLERGSFSIRISETPVGEVVRRIKSGQYRPGEVIDLGEYWSEEAARRLRTCTQQARPDLADAYLLKLRKAFLR